In Mycolicibacterium nivoides, the DNA window CGCAGCTGTTCGGCGTCAGCGCGCATGGCGGCGCTGCGGCGCTGCTGAATGTCGTGCTCGGTGACCACGCCTGAGGGTCCGCCGGCGATGTTCATCAAGGCCTCCTGAGCGGTGTCGCGCTGGTGGGCGGCGTCGGCGAGCGCGACGGCGACCGCCTGTGTGTGTCGTGCGAGTTCGGCGCGGTGTTCGGTGAGGACCGCGGCGAGTTCGGTCTTGTTGTCGCGTTGGGCGGCGGTGATCTGTTCGTCGATGGTGGCGAGCAGGCGGTGGTGGGTTTCGCTGGTGTGCTCGGAGCGGACCCAGTCGGCGTGAGCGTGGGTGTAGGCGTGGGCATAGGGCCGCTGTTCGTCGCGGCGCCGGACCAGTTCGGCGAGCTCGGTGGCGAGGGCTTGTTCGGCGGGCCCGCCACCGCTGTGCAGGATGGCGTGCTGCAGCTCGTTGACNNNNNNNNNNNNNNNNNNNNNNNNNNNNNNNNNNNNNNNNNNNNNNNNNNNNNNNNNNNNNNNNNNNNNNNNNNNNNNNNNNNNNNNNNNNNNNNNNNNNATCGCGGCGGCATTGGCGAAGCGGTAGGCCGGATCCCGCGACATCGCGCGCTCCAGCACCTGGATCAGCGCCGGATCGACGTCGGGTCGCAGCATCCCGATCGGCATCAGCGGGTCTTCGAGCACCGCGCGCATGGTGGCCACCGGATTGTCGCGTTCGAACGGAAGCCGCCTGGTCAATGCCTCGTAGCCGAGCACACCGAGGGCGTACAGATCGTCCGATGGCGACGCCGGCCGGCCGGTGATCCGTTGTGGGCTCAGATAATTCGCGGTGCCGAACACCATCCCGACGCGGGTGTGGGCGGCCCCGTCGGTCTTGGCGATTCCGAAGTCGGCGAGCTTGGCGGTCCCGGACGCGGTGATCAAGACGTTGCCGGGCTTGATGTCGCGGTGCAGGATGCCCGCCTCATGCGCGGCCGTCAGCGCACCGAGCAGGTCGGACAGCACCCAGCGCACGCGGTCGGCCGATAGCGGGCCGGCCTCGATCTCGTCCGCCAGGGTGGGCCCGGGCAGTCGTTCCATGACGATGTACGGCGTCCCGTTGTCTTCACCGCTGTCGTGGACCGCGACGATGTTGGGATGGTTCAGCGCGGCAGCAGCCCGCGCCTCGTTCTCGAAGCGCCGGCGCGTCACCTCGTCGGCAGCCAGGGCCGGATAGAGCAGTTTGATCGCCACCGGACGCGACAGCCTGGTGTCCCAACCGTCGTGCACCTCGGCCATGCCGCCGCGGCCGAGTACGCCGCGTAGCTCGTAGCGGCCGCCGAGCGCCGCCGTCATAGGTCCCCTCTCCGGAAATGCGCTTTGTATCCGAGTATCCCGCAGTGACGTTGTGCGGCATGCTGGCACCATGCCCCGATTCACGCTGGAATCCGCGGACGCCGATTTCTTCACGACGGCACCGCACATCTTCACCTATCAGAAGCGCTTCGCCGCACCGCCCGAAAAAGTATGGGAGTCGCTGGTATCCGACGAGTCGCTGGCCGCGTGGGGCCCGTCGATCACGGCAGTGAACTGGTTGACGCCGAGGCCCTTCGGTGTCGGCACCTCCCGTGAGGTGACACTGGCGCCCGGCGTGGTGCGGGTACACGAGACGTTCTTCCGCTGGGAGGAAGGCCGCAGGTACTCGTTCACGGTCGATCACGCCAGCATTCCGGCGCTGCGCCGGTTCGCCGAGGACTATCTCGTCGAACCCGTCGGCGACGGCCAGACACAGTTCACCTGGATCGTGGCGATCGAGCCGAAACCGTTGTTCGCGATTCCGTTCAAGGGCCTGGCGCCGGTGGTCAAGGCGGCGTTCGGGCGTCTGGCCTCCGACGGTCAGCGTTATTTCGCCAAGCAGGTGTGAGCGCCGTCCCAACCAAGCAGTTGATAGCCTCGGCCGATGGCCGCACTGAGCTGGATCGCCCAACTGTTGCAGTTCGATCGCCACGGCGATGACTTCTGCATTCGCGAGCCACGCCGAGGCGCGGTCGAGCGGTTGTTCGGCGGCCTGATCGCGGCTCAGTCGCTGGCGGCTGCCGGCGCCACGGTCGACGACGGCAAACTCCCGCAATCTCTGCACGCCTACTTTGTCCGCGGCGGACGCTACGACGCCGACGTCGAGTTCCACGTCGACCGCATCCGGGACGGACGCGCGTTCGCCAC includes these proteins:
- a CDS encoding serine/threonine-protein kinase, which gives rise to MTAALGGRYELRGVLGRGGMAEVHDGWDTRLSRPVAIKLLYPALAADEVTRRRFENEARAAAALNHPNIVAVHDSGEDNGTPYIVMERLPGPTLADEIEAGPLSADRVRWVLSDLLGALTAAHEAGILHRDIKPGNVLITASGTAKLADFGIAKTDGAAHTRVGMVFGTANYLSPQRITGRPASPSDDLYALGVLGYEALTRRLPFERDNPVATMRAVLEDPLMPIGMLRPDVDPALIQVLERAMSRDPAYRFANAAA
- a CDS encoding SRPBCC family protein, giving the protein MPRFTLESADADFFTTAPHIFTYQKRFAAPPEKVWESLVSDESLAAWGPSITAVNWLTPRPFGVGTSREVTLAPGVVRVHETFFRWEEGRRYSFTVDHASIPALRRFAEDYLVEPVGDGQTQFTWIVAIEPKPLFAIPFKGLAPVVKAAFGRLASDGQRYFAKQV